A DNA window from Pseudomonadota bacterium contains the following coding sequences:
- a CDS encoding pilus assembly protein PilP has translation MRDNLVSMRKNLTIIYIAVFILCLLHLMMGCDDKKKPTNKAVAISKKIVSKSKEPTPTPVKVPVTVSKKKNDDESKIENDISDKNINTKNDKIDTDSVNLENSNANDKTSSSDITSKEIAKLLPIGIITYNPEGKIDPFASLFKQGLSKNKGKKMRSLLTPLEMVDLSQLKLVAILRAESGNRALVEESSGKGYVVVKGTYIGNNFGRIVKILNDRIIVEEEIENIIGDKKIQERELKLQKPLGEE, from the coding sequence ATGAGAGATAACTTGGTGAGCATGCGAAAAAATCTAACTATAATTTATATCGCAGTATTTATTTTATGTCTGCTTCATTTAATGATGGGATGCGACGATAAAAAAAAACCAACTAACAAGGCTGTTGCTATAAGTAAAAAGATAGTATCAAAAAGTAAAGAACCAACTCCAACTCCCGTGAAGGTTCCGGTTACTGTTTCGAAAAAAAAGAATGATGATGAAAGTAAAATAGAAAATGACATATCTGATAAAAATATAAATACCAAAAATGATAAAATTGATACTGATTCTGTTAATCTGGAAAATAGTAATGCAAATGATAAAACATCATCATCAGATATAACTTCTAAAGAAATAGCAAAACTTCTGCCTATAGGAATTATAACATATAATCCGGAAGGTAAAATAGATCCATTTGCATCTTTGTTTAAACAAGGTCTCAGTAAAAACAAGGGTAAAAAAATGCGTTCTTTGCTAACGCCTCTGGAAATGGTTGATTTAAGTCAGTTAAAACTTGTAGCAATATTGCGTGCTGAAAGTGGAAATAGGGCTCTTGTTGAAGAATCTTCCGGTAAGGGATATGTTGTAGTAAAGGGAACTTATATTGGCAATAATTTTGGTAGAATTGTCAAGATACTCAATGATAGAATAATTGTAGAGGAAGAAATTGAAAATATTATTGGGGATAAAAAGATCCAAGAAAGAGAACTTAAACTTCAGAAACCTCTTGGAGAAGAATAA
- a CDS encoding translocation/assembly module TamB domain-containing protein yields MPKKFKIILISIAALFFLLIIGIAGLIFSIQTDFGKRFIESQIDKQIKGSISFDNLRLSLFKGQLEIDHVNLKDYSLKDIAGIKRLFIDISWDSFLKGCLIVRQLTIENPWVLLRPDKSGNLNLTNALSSVKNPKAAEPEKPVEYKIRLENSNLINGKFQFEFPDSAMSITANGIDLIANGDWPQKTGSFDLKIKTGNMVRKSSNLTFGPINLEASFAKEIISSLNLQVTSGNSHIDIAGHITNVFDKPSIDLAGDFDIALSKLQNVLGIEGLYNGQIRSHLEAKGYINNPEVSGKVNYYGGIVAGHKIERADILFSLKNRLVMFKPCSLRAGGGQIDLSGTIDLMKVFPEGFISDKSYPDELTYDIVLDGKKINLEKISLDGKKMRGLIQSNISIRGKGIEPRSAKAFADWKVQGQGVTIDRLAAPVNLLFSGKADLSQGIATLKQVQFSSGKTEFRADGQYNIISQALDGKVLLTAPDLLPALSPLGIKDIKGSIWLDAAVSGFAKAPVFVCDAKSEALYIRGISIGDVWLKGGMDNSGILHISELKLVNKNSFLNASGTVHVFKPKSLDTSLGTNLNIEKASIFLSDFHKDFKGSLFIKGQVEGAWKELRGRFNILGQDLIIAGQPIHEVKLNPELDGDTIKVKPLTIQIAPGESITGEAWISFDKKYQINLISENISLSSIEAIRKQDLVEGRLRIDISGEGSLDHPMLSGKIFITRLNLKGQDFKDSIINFNLNQNIIRCNTDLGFQANGKMNLKSSTFDINAVFDHSDLLPYLSMAGYPDWSGKLTGSFEAQGNAKNLENISARANISDMELSFGNNKAVNAKDANLSYQNGKLLIPAFNLFFMDNAKVTINGTGRLNGPLDVHARGDIPVSIVGSFIEDLADIKGGLNISADLGGSFKNPQISAKADLKNISFTIPYLFQKLHNLNGSIRVNHKDIFIENIDGKLDDGTFNINGKIELKDLKPGKGQINFKASALPIQIPDTMDIVIDTNLRLSGSKDKSLVEGEIVLIDGLYYKDVKLNLLEELTEKKREKVMMGKKNTSSLLKNMAVDVDIKHRNLFRVENNLAKLEIAPNIKIQGTADSPLIRGRTSVESGTVDYLRKVFVVKKGTIDFLNPYENDPTFDIKSVVQVRQWKIFLEISGTREAILLKLTSEPAEESEDILSLLLVGKTSRELIKSGGGVTQSTEQVLAEMIASTLGNDIKKTTNLDYLEVETTDNKNDEAKGYVKVTIGKDLSKRLTIKYAVASEKGEFIQRAIAEYKLLQNLRLSGYQNTSGLYGGELKYRMEFR; encoded by the coding sequence ATGCCAAAGAAATTTAAAATTATATTGATCAGTATTGCTGCCTTATTTTTTCTATTAATAATAGGAATTGCAGGATTGATTTTTTCTATTCAAACGGATTTCGGCAAACGTTTTATTGAATCACAAATAGATAAACAGATTAAAGGCTCTATCAGTTTCGATAATCTGCGGCTTTCTTTGTTTAAGGGACAACTCGAAATAGATCATGTTAATTTAAAGGATTACAGCTTAAAAGATATTGCAGGTATAAAAAGGCTTTTTATAGATATCTCATGGGACTCTTTTTTAAAAGGCTGCCTGATTGTAAGACAACTCACAATAGAAAATCCTTGGGTTTTGCTTCGTCCGGATAAAAGCGGCAATCTTAATCTGACAAACGCCCTATCATCTGTCAAAAATCCAAAAGCGGCTGAACCTGAAAAACCGGTAGAATATAAAATTCGTCTGGAAAATTCCAACCTGATAAATGGAAAATTTCAGTTCGAATTTCCGGATTCGGCTATGTCAATTACTGCAAATGGCATAGATCTTATAGCAAACGGTGATTGGCCTCAAAAGACAGGCTCCTTTGACCTGAAAATAAAAACCGGAAATATGGTTCGCAAGTCCTCCAATCTTACATTTGGTCCCATCAATCTTGAAGCATCGTTTGCTAAAGAAATAATTTCTTCTTTGAATCTGCAAGTTACTTCCGGCAATTCTCATATAGATATAGCCGGACACATAACTAATGTATTTGATAAGCCGTCAATAGATCTTGCCGGGGATTTTGACATAGCTTTGTCCAAATTGCAAAATGTCCTTGGAATCGAAGGTTTATATAACGGCCAAATCCGTTCCCATCTTGAGGCAAAAGGATATATAAACAATCCTGAAGTTTCGGGAAAAGTAAATTATTATGGCGGTATTGTTGCCGGGCATAAAATTGAACGAGCGGATATTTTGTTTTCATTAAAGAATCGTCTTGTAATGTTTAAACCATGCAGCTTAAGGGCAGGTGGTGGTCAGATAGATCTTAGCGGGACAATTGATCTTATGAAGGTTTTTCCTGAAGGCTTTATATCTGATAAAAGCTATCCCGATGAGCTTACTTACGACATTGTTCTTGACGGGAAAAAGATAAACCTGGAAAAAATAAGCCTTGATGGCAAAAAGATGCGAGGTTTGATTCAATCTAATATTTCAATCCGAGGCAAAGGAATTGAACCTCGGTCTGCCAAAGCCTTTGCCGACTGGAAAGTTCAGGGACAAGGGGTTACAATTGATAGGCTTGCAGCACCTGTTAACCTGCTTTTTTCAGGAAAGGCCGATCTGAGTCAGGGCATAGCAACTCTTAAACAGGTACAGTTTAGTTCCGGTAAAACGGAATTTCGGGCAGACGGTCAATACAATATAATTTCCCAGGCTCTTGACGGTAAGGTGTTACTCACTGCCCCTGATCTCTTGCCAGCATTATCTCCATTGGGTATTAAAGATATTAAAGGCAGTATTTGGCTGGATGCAGCGGTTTCCGGATTTGCAAAAGCACCGGTATTTGTCTGTGATGCAAAATCGGAAGCACTTTATATTCGAGGTATATCTATTGGCGATGTCTGGCTTAAGGGCGGCATGGACAACTCCGGAATTCTTCATATCAGTGAGCTTAAGTTAGTTAACAAAAATTCTTTTTTAAATGCTTCAGGTACAGTTCATGTGTTTAAACCAAAATCACTTGATACGTCTTTAGGCACAAACCTTAATATAGAAAAAGCTTCAATTTTTCTAAGTGATTTCCATAAAGATTTTAAGGGGTCTTTATTTATAAAAGGTCAAGTAGAAGGTGCGTGGAAAGAACTTCGCGGAAGGTTTAATATCCTGGGCCAAGATCTCATAATTGCAGGACAACCTATACATGAGGTTAAACTGAATCCTGAACTGGACGGAGATACCATTAAGGTTAAGCCTCTTACTATCCAGATTGCACCCGGAGAAAGCATCACAGGAGAAGCCTGGATTTCTTTCGATAAGAAATACCAGATAAATCTTATATCGGAAAATATTTCCTTAAGTTCAATTGAAGCTATCCGCAAGCAAGACCTTGTCGAAGGAAGACTTCGTATTGATATTTCCGGTGAAGGGTCTTTAGATCATCCCATGCTTTCAGGCAAAATATTTATAACCCGGTTAAATTTGAAGGGGCAAGACTTTAAAGATTCTATAATAAATTTTAATCTGAACCAAAATATTATCCGTTGCAACACCGATCTTGGTTTTCAGGCAAATGGCAAAATGAATCTTAAAAGCAGTACTTTTGATATAAACGCAGTTTTTGATCATTCCGATCTTTTACCTTATCTTAGCATGGCCGGATATCCGGACTGGTCGGGAAAACTTACCGGTAGCTTTGAAGCACAAGGAAATGCAAAAAACCTTGAAAACATAAGCGCTCGTGCAAATATTTCAGATATGGAACTATCCTTTGGAAACAATAAAGCAGTTAATGCAAAGGATGCAAACCTGTCATATCAAAACGGCAAGTTATTGATTCCTGCTTTCAATTTATTTTTTATGGATAATGCGAAAGTTACCATTAACGGAACAGGCAGGCTAAACGGACCTTTAGATGTACATGCCCGTGGTGATATCCCGGTATCAATTGTCGGTTCATTCATTGAAGACCTTGCCGATATAAAAGGAGGTCTGAATATTTCTGCAGATCTTGGCGGATCATTTAAAAATCCTCAAATCAGCGCCAAAGCAGATCTTAAAAACATTTCTTTTACTATTCCTTATCTTTTCCAGAAACTGCATAATTTAAATGGGTCTATTCGTGTTAATCACAAAGACATCTTTATTGAAAATATTGATGGCAAGTTAGATGACGGGACATTTAACATAAATGGCAAAATAGAATTAAAAGACCTCAAACCGGGAAAAGGGCAGATCAACTTTAAAGCCAGTGCTCTTCCAATCCAGATTCCCGATACGATGGATATAGTTATAGATACAAATCTAAGGCTTTCCGGCAGTAAAGATAAATCTCTTGTTGAAGGTGAAATTGTGCTAATTGATGGCTTGTATTACAAAGATGTGAAACTGAATCTGCTTGAAGAACTTACGGAAAAAAAGCGTGAAAAAGTGATGATGGGGAAGAAAAACACATCTTCTTTATTAAAAAATATGGCTGTTGATGTAGATATAAAACACAGAAATCTCTTCCGGGTTGAAAATAATCTGGCAAAACTTGAAATTGCACCAAATATTAAAATTCAGGGTACAGCTGATAGCCCTTTGATAAGAGGTAGAACTTCCGTCGAATCAGGAACAGTAGATTATCTGCGAAAGGTCTTTGTGGTTAAAAAAGGAACTATCGACTTTTTAAATCCATATGAAAATGATCCTACCTTTGATATAAAAAGTGTGGTTCAGGTACGGCAATGGAAAATTTTTCTTGAAATTTCAGGCACCAGAGAAGCGATATTGCTCAAGCTTACATCCGAACCGGCTGAAGAAAGTGAAGATATCCTGTCTCTCTTGCTGGTCGGTAAGACAAGCCGCGAGTTGATTAAAAGCGGGGGTGGTGTTACCCAATCAACGGAACAAGTACTTGCGGAAATGATAGCATCAACTCTGGGTAATGATATAAAAAAAACCACAAATCTTGATTACCTGGAAGTTGAAACTACAGATAATAAAAACGATGAAGCCAAGGGCTATGTCAAGGTAACAATAGGTAAGGATCTTTCCAAACGATTGACAATTAAATATGCGGTAGCATCGGAAAAAGGAGAATTCATCCAGCGTGCAATAGCAGAATATAAACTTTTGCAAAACCTTCGTTTGAGCGGATACCAGAATACAAGTGGACTCTACGGTGGAGAGCTTAAGTACAGGATGGAATTCCGATAA
- the pilQ gene encoding type IV pilus secretin PilQ, which translates to MNYYLLKIIKAFSVVIFLAVLTSFQVLFPLEIYAQEEEQNSTVVNELVANEDKQSEGTNSTGSEIIVSEELAEEPDTSMISETQDDEKDQPENLDTEEEVESTSEELATESDASSTSEVKDETGKQSESVYTTEDDELSDSKGITESPDVHVPGVINVKAITINENTNRGETDLKNAINFKSVSVDKGSSGLSILIESDGMIKDYNSFTLKKNLSAKLPARIVFDIFKIKSPFRKEQIVSVNTKWVSRIRHYASSDKFRFVLDTEDEFLNAFSAKPIANGLLIKFGNIEPDKTDEDGILSNADGKELIEEEAIDTAISEKPEELTETKTETGVLVVEKQEIDLKPAWVDRIDFLSEDGGRSSITIGTTKPVEYSISKASDRLLHLQLKNTNIAKKQKRPLITTRFNSAVDGIWPVQMPEMEKTSIIAIELREAVSYVLDQSDNIINIHFEASTVLPKTEQDKGIPVWKEVLETVPKEIEAEETEAETPIVSKAVSDEKEISGLEQKYTGEKIALDFFDTDIKNVFRILKEVSGKNFAIDKNVLGKVTLSLEKPVPWDQAMDLILKMNQLGMIYEGDIVRIAPLETIKKEHELRRASLIAEKKAIAEKKALEPLIVEYIPINYASANKDILPHLNKLLTKDRGNVTVDDRTNLIILTDVADVIKNAKDIVRVLDKVTPQVLIEARIVEASTNFSRDLGVSWGTGYGVQSTSKLDSSVTSAMSSANATSVNNMVGDATQQSGASSLGGTYGITSSINFPASASNAGSIGFNFVRIAGTPFMLSAKLQAMEADGEGKIVSSPKIATLDNKEATIKQGLRYPYNKLDNSGNTTTVFEDVDLELKVKPHVTPDNRISMVITIKKKDIGTLVNDNYSFTTKEAETELLVNDGDTVVIGGIIKTTKSTGGSSIPGLSKIPILGPLLFKSSTKTDNKEELLIFITPKIVTLDQKV; encoded by the coding sequence ATGAATTATTATTTGTTGAAAATAATTAAAGCTTTTTCAGTAGTTATTTTCCTTGCGGTTTTAACTTCTTTTCAAGTTTTATTTCCACTTGAAATTTATGCCCAGGAAGAAGAACAGAATTCAACAGTTGTTAATGAATTAGTTGCAAATGAAGATAAACAGTCTGAAGGCACTAATTCCACAGGCAGTGAAATAATAGTTTCTGAAGAACTTGCCGAAGAACCTGATACATCTATGATATCAGAAACACAGGATGATGAGAAAGATCAGCCTGAGAATCTCGATACAGAAGAAGAAGTTGAGTCGACTTCTGAAGAACTTGCCACTGAATCTGATGCCTCTTCAACCTCTGAAGTAAAGGATGAGACGGGAAAACAGTCTGAGAGTGTGTATACCACAGAAGATGATGAGTTATCGGATTCCAAAGGAATTACTGAATCACCCGATGTTCATGTGCCGGGTGTTATTAATGTAAAAGCAATAACTATAAACGAAAATACAAATCGTGGTGAAACTGATCTTAAAAATGCTATAAATTTCAAGTCAGTTTCTGTTGACAAAGGCAGCAGTGGTTTATCTATTTTAATTGAATCAGATGGTATGATAAAAGATTATAATTCTTTTACGCTTAAAAAGAATCTTTCTGCTAAACTTCCTGCAAGAATAGTCTTTGATATTTTCAAAATAAAAAGTCCTTTCAGAAAAGAACAAATTGTTTCGGTTAATACTAAATGGGTTAGCAGAATTCGCCATTATGCATCATCTGATAAATTTCGTTTTGTTTTGGATACAGAAGATGAATTTTTAAATGCTTTTTCGGCTAAACCGATTGCAAATGGACTTTTAATAAAATTTGGAAATATTGAGCCCGATAAGACTGATGAAGACGGCATTCTTTCCAATGCTGATGGTAAAGAACTAATTGAAGAAGAAGCAATAGACACAGCAATAAGCGAAAAACCAGAGGAGTTGACAGAGACTAAAACTGAAACAGGTGTATTAGTAGTTGAAAAACAGGAAATAGATTTAAAGCCTGCATGGGTTGATAGAATAGATTTTTTAAGTGAAGATGGTGGTAGATCCTCAATAACAATCGGTACTACTAAACCTGTTGAATATAGTATTAGCAAAGCAAGTGACAGATTACTCCATCTTCAGTTAAAAAATACCAATATAGCAAAAAAACAAAAAAGACCTCTTATTACAACGCGTTTTAATAGTGCTGTTGATGGGATTTGGCCTGTTCAGATGCCTGAAATGGAGAAAACATCTATAATTGCAATTGAATTAAGAGAAGCAGTTTCTTATGTGCTGGACCAATCGGATAATATAATCAATATTCATTTTGAAGCTTCTACAGTTTTACCAAAAACTGAACAAGATAAGGGTATTCCGGTATGGAAAGAAGTTCTTGAAACAGTACCTAAAGAAATAGAAGCAGAGGAAACAGAGGCGGAAACGCCGATTGTTAGCAAGGCTGTAAGTGATGAAAAAGAAATTTCCGGACTTGAGCAAAAATATACAGGTGAAAAGATTGCACTTGATTTCTTTGATACTGATATAAAAAATGTCTTTCGAATTTTGAAGGAAGTTAGTGGGAAAAATTTTGCAATTGATAAAAATGTACTGGGCAAAGTAACCTTGTCATTGGAAAAGCCGGTTCCCTGGGATCAGGCTATGGATCTTATTCTTAAAATGAATCAACTAGGGATGATTTATGAAGGTGATATTGTAAGGATTGCACCTCTTGAAACTATAAAAAAAGAGCATGAATTAAGACGAGCCAGTTTAATTGCAGAAAAAAAGGCAATTGCAGAAAAGAAAGCATTGGAACCACTTATTGTTGAATATATTCCTATTAATTATGCTAGTGCAAATAAAGATATATTACCTCATTTAAATAAACTATTAACTAAAGACAGGGGAAATGTCACTGTTGACGATAGGACAAACCTTATAATTTTAACGGATGTAGCAGATGTAATTAAAAATGCAAAAGATATCGTGAGAGTACTTGACAAAGTTACTCCTCAAGTTCTTATAGAAGCACGAATAGTTGAAGCTAGTACAAATTTTTCAAGAGATCTTGGTGTAAGCTGGGGAACAGGATATGGCGTACAGTCTACATCTAAATTAGATTCATCCGTTACTTCAGCAATGTCTTCGGCAAACGCTACGTCAGTCAATAACATGGTAGGGGATGCTACTCAACAAAGTGGTGCCAGCAGCCTTGGAGGAACTTACGGGATAACCTCATCTATAAATTTTCCGGCATCTGCAAGTAATGCAGGCAGCATAGGATTTAACTTTGTAAGAATAGCCGGCACTCCCTTTATGCTTAGTGCAAAGCTTCAGGCAATGGAAGCCGATGGAGAAGGTAAAATTGTTTCTTCTCCAAAAATAGCCACCCTTGATAATAAAGAAGCTACTATCAAACAAGGATTGCGTTATCCATATAACAAACTCGATAATTCAGGAAATACAACAACAGTGTTTGAAGATGTTGATCTTGAACTTAAAGTAAAGCCCCATGTTACTCCTGATAACCGGATTTCAATGGTGATAACAATTAAGAAAAAGGACATCGGAACGCTAGTAAATGATAATTATTCTTTTACGACAAAAGAGGCTGAAACGGAGTTACTCGTTAATGATGGAGATACTGTTGTAATAGGAGGCATCATTAAGACAACAAAGAGTACCGGGGGGTCATCAATTCCCGGACTTTCAAAAATCCCTATTCTTGGGCCGCTACTCTTCAAATCATCTACAAAAACCGATAACAAGGAAGAACTTCTTATATTTATAACTCCAAAGATAGTTACACTTGATCAGAAAGTATAA
- a CDS encoding tetratricopeptide repeat protein, producing the protein MNIKNIFYTLIIIFVFGYFSCADQKVLKKQGEARRGVGEAYMYQSDYTMALKELLDAEKIYPNDPVLHNDLGLVYMAKDRLQTAVEHFKKAIDLKHDYAPAINNLGTAYLALKNWDLAIDSFNKVSNDLLYATPHYPIANLGWAYYNKNDFTLAEKYYKEALKIEPNYPIALHGLGITYVKLKNPSEAVIYFEKAIKYSPWIPEYYMNLSEAYIQLKQYEKAIISYYKVIEISPESDISAKAQKEIARLKAQNHK; encoded by the coding sequence ATGAATATAAAAAATATTTTTTATACATTAATTATTATTTTTGTTTTTGGTTATTTTTCTTGTGCTGATCAAAAAGTATTAAAAAAACAAGGTGAAGCTAGAAGAGGAGTTGGTGAAGCATATATGTACCAAAGTGATTATACTATGGCACTAAAAGAGCTGCTTGATGCTGAAAAAATATATCCAAATGACCCAGTTCTTCATAACGACCTTGGTCTTGTTTATATGGCAAAAGATCGTCTTCAAACAGCTGTTGAACATTTCAAAAAAGCAATTGATTTAAAGCATGATTATGCGCCAGCAATTAACAATCTTGGAACCGCATATCTTGCCCTAAAAAATTGGGATTTAGCAATTGATAGCTTTAATAAAGTTTCTAATGATCTTCTTTATGCCACTCCACATTATCCTATAGCTAACCTGGGCTGGGCATATTACAATAAAAATGATTTTACATTAGCTGAAAAATACTACAAGGAAGCGTTGAAAATCGAACCAAATTATCCGATTGCATTGCATGGGCTTGGAATTACATATGTAAAATTGAAAAACCCTTCAGAAGCTGTAATTTATTTTGAAAAGGCAATAAAATATTCACCTTGGATTCCTGAATATTATATGAATTTATCCGAAGCTTATATACAATTAAAACAATATGAAAAAGCTATAATATCTTATTATAAAGTTATAGAAATATCACCGGAAAGCGATATATCTGCTAAAGCACAAAAAGAAATTGCAAGATTAAAAGCACAAAATCATAAATAA
- a CDS encoding helix-turn-helix transcriptional regulator, with protein sequence MAKNSLKKIRESLMMSKAELARKANVSSITISRIEEGMPCRMETKRKIILAMGFSLSDKNKIFDD encoded by the coding sequence ATGGCAAAGAATTCATTAAAAAAAATCAGGGAATCTCTTATGATGAGTAAAGCGGAACTTGCCAGAAAGGCAAATGTTTCTTCTATTACAATTTCCCGTATTGAAGAAGGTATGCCTTGTCGTATGGAGACAAAACGAAAAATAATACTGGCAATGGGCTTTAGTCTTTCCGATAAAAACAAAATATTTGACGATTGA
- a CDS encoding PilN domain-containing protein: MIRINLLPFRTARKKENIRRQISILSLALLLVFILLAFQNFRLSSQVKEISRKVESKKKEIAKYAKINKELAEIKKKLDILNKRMGIINGLEANRYEPVMLLDAMTNLIIPKRMWFVTFKSSGKNINISGIAVDNQTVADFMTRLEGSKIFSTVNLKTLKKSGAKGERARFKNFEISCIKYTPGERAKIGAKKK, encoded by the coding sequence ATGATCAGGATTAATCTTCTTCCTTTTCGTACAGCTAGAAAAAAAGAGAATATTCGCCGTCAGATATCAATATTATCTTTGGCATTATTGTTGGTATTTATACTTTTGGCATTTCAAAATTTCAGATTAAGCAGCCAAGTTAAAGAGATTAGCAGGAAAGTTGAAAGTAAAAAGAAAGAAATCGCAAAATATGCAAAAATTAATAAAGAACTTGCAGAAATCAAAAAGAAACTTGATATTTTAAATAAAAGAATGGGAATTATTAATGGTCTTGAGGCAAATCGTTATGAGCCGGTAATGCTTCTGGATGCAATGACAAATTTGATTATTCCTAAAAGGATGTGGTTTGTCACTTTTAAGTCAAGTGGAAAAAATATTAATATATCAGGTATAGCCGTTGATAATCAGACAGTTGCTGATTTTATGACACGTTTGGAAGGTTCAAAAATATTTTCAACAGTAAATTTAAAAACATTGAAAAAAAGTGGAGCCAAAGGCGAGCGGGCAAGATTTAAAAATTTTGAAATTTCGTGTATTAAATATACTCCAGGTGAAAGAGCAAAAATCGGAGCAAAAAAGAAATAA
- a CDS encoding type 4a pilus biogenesis protein PilO, producing the protein MEKPELSKSLAPIFEKLEKLSKIQRILIFCSILIAAVGIFVYALWLPKLDKIKKFESENQELTKKLNIAEKTSKSLPEFKAKMLKADIKLKIVLKALPEKKEIPTLLESISLCGQDAGLEFILFQPKGEKQNNFFAEIPVSIQVIGKYHNVAIFFDKVARLPRIVNIDNINMKVDKGNNLFTSCTAVTYRFLKADASKSKNKGKKKGRKRR; encoded by the coding sequence ATGGAAAAGCCTGAACTTTCAAAATCATTAGCACCTATCTTTGAAAAGCTGGAAAAACTTTCAAAGATACAAAGAATCCTTATTTTTTGCAGTATATTAATTGCTGCTGTTGGCATATTTGTATATGCACTATGGCTTCCGAAATTAGATAAAATAAAAAAGTTTGAGTCTGAAAACCAAGAATTAACAAAAAAGCTTAATATTGCTGAAAAAACGTCAAAATCATTACCTGAATTTAAAGCTAAAATGCTTAAAGCTGATATTAAACTAAAAATAGTATTGAAAGCTCTTCCAGAAAAAAAAGAGATACCAACACTTTTAGAAAGTATTTCATTATGTGGCCAGGATGCCGGACTTGAATTTATTTTATTTCAGCCAAAAGGAGAAAAGCAAAATAATTTTTTTGCAGAAATTCCTGTATCCATACAAGTTATCGGCAAGTATCATAATGTTGCAATATTTTTTGATAAAGTAGCGCGGCTTCCCAGAATAGTTAATATCGATAACATAAACATGAAAGTAGACAAGGGTAATAATCTTTTTACTTCATGTACCGCAGTGACTTATAGATTTTTAAAAGCTGATGCTTCCAAAAGTAAGAATAAAGGGAAGAAAAAAGGCAGAAAAAGGCGATAA
- a CDS encoding pilus assembly protein PilM, protein MAFGNKNNLVGLDIGSRILKAAEIVETKKGYRLRKFCTIDIPPGLIEDGTINDSEKIAEYIRKLFKDNKLTENNVAVSIGGFSVIVKKIYVQKMDEDKLQETIQFEAEQYIPFDISDVNLDFQIIGENENNPNQMSVFLVAAKKEMVNEYLNLVQIAGLNPCIVDVEAFALQNIYEFNYDENTENIALIDIGASKTSLNILKGFSSLFMRDVSLGCGQINQKIVSLAGCTLDEAEQIKFGGQNDKVSTDDLKEIVSSVVSDWCTEIKRALDFFYSTYPDDSITKIILSGGGANIKDFRQLLSMETSAEVELIDPFNKLELADNIDSTYLKKIAPQAAISIGLALRRMDDK, encoded by the coding sequence ATGGCATTCGGTAATAAAAATAATCTTGTTGGCTTGGATATTGGATCAAGAATCCTTAAAGCCGCTGAAATTGTTGAGACTAAGAAAGGATATCGCCTCAGAAAGTTTTGTACTATTGATATTCCGCCAGGGCTTATAGAAGACGGAACTATCAATGATAGTGAAAAAATAGCGGAGTATATCCGCAAATTATTTAAAGATAATAAATTGACAGAAAATAATGTGGCGGTGTCAATAGGCGGATTTTCTGTTATTGTAAAAAAAATATATGTTCAGAAAATGGATGAGGATAAGCTTCAGGAAACTATCCAGTTTGAGGCTGAACAGTATATTCCTTTCGATATCAGTGATGTTAATCTTGATTTCCAAATTATTGGAGAAAATGAAAACAATCCTAACCAGATGAGTGTTTTTCTTGTTGCTGCCAAAAAAGAAATGGTGAATGAATACTTAAATCTCGTCCAGATAGCCGGTCTTAATCCCTGTATAGTTGATGTGGAAGCCTTTGCGCTCCAAAATATATATGAGTTTAATTATGATGAAAATACTGAAAATATAGCATTAATTGATATAGGTGCAAGTAAGACATCATTAAATATTTTAAAAGGTTTTTCATCACTATTTATGAGAGATGTTTCTCTGGGGTGCGGGCAGATAAACCAAAAAATTGTTTCTCTTGCAGGCTGTACTTTAGATGAAGCTGAACAAATAAAATTTGGCGGCCAGAATGATAAAGTTTCTACAGATGATTTAAAAGAAATAGTCTCATCGGTTGTATCGGATTGGTGTACGGAAATAAAAAGGGCTCTTGATTTTTTTTATTCTACGTATCCGGATGATTCTATAACAAAAATTATATTAAGTGGAGGTGGAGCAAATATAAAAGATTTTCGCCAGCTTTTGTCTATGGAAACCTCAGCTGAAGTAGAGCTTATTGATCCATTTAATAAATTGGAATTGGCTGACAATATAGATTCAACTTACCTGAAAAAAATTGCTCCTCAAGCTGCTATCAGTATAGGCTTGGCATTAAGAAGGATGGATGATAAATGA